TGGGGTCCCTCCTCAAGGCGCTCCCCGCCGACTGCACGGCCGCCGAACTGACCCCCGGCTCCTACCGGGTGGTCGGCAAGGTCAACCCGCAACTGCTGGCGACGGTGACGTCCTGGTGCGCCCAGCACGGCGTGATGCCGGAGAAGATCTCGGTGGAACGGCACACCCTGGAAGACGTCTTCCTCGAACTCACGGGCAAGGAGCTGCGCTCATGATGCCGGCCCGCACAAGGACCTGCTGGGGGTCCGGGGGTCATCCCCCGGGAAGGCACAGCCTCGAACTCACGGGCAAGGAGCTGCGCTCATGATGCCGGCCCGCACAAGGACCTGCTGGGGGTCCGGGGGTCATCCCCCGGGAAGACACAGCCTCGAACTCACGGGCAAGGAGCTGCGCTCATGATGCCGGCCCGCACAAGGACCTGCTGGGGGTCCGGGGGTCATCCCCCGGGAAGACACAGCCTCGAACTCACGGGCAAGGAGCTGCGCGCGTGACGGCCACCGGTATGTACACCCCGAAGCCGGGCGCGGCACCGCTGGGACGCATGATCGCGACCCAGGCGGTCCTGGAGACGAAGATGCTCCTGCGCAACGGCGAACAGCTCCTGCTGACGGTGGTGATCCCGACCCTGGTTCTGGTCCTGTTCAGCTCGGTGGACATCATCGACACGGCCGAGGGCAAGGCGGTGGACTTCCTCACCCCCGGCGTCCTGGCCCTCGCGGTCATGTCGACGGCCTTCACGGGCCAGGCGATCGCGACCGGCTTCGAACGCCGATACGGCGTCCTGAAGCGCTTGGCCTCCTCCCCGCTCCCCCGCTGGGGCCTGATGACGGCGAAAACGGCGTCGGTCCTGGTGACGGAGATCCTCCAGGTGATCCTCCTGACGGTGATCGCCTTCGCGCTGGGCTGGTCCCCGCACGGCAACCCGTTGTCCGTGCTGCTCCTGCTGATCCTGGGCACGGCGGCGTTCTCGGGCCTCGGCCTCCTGATGGCAGGCACCCTGAAGGCGGAGGCGACCCTGGCCGCGGCGAACCTGGTCTTCCTCCTGCTGCTGGTGGGCGGCGGAGTGATGGTCCCCCTGTCCAAGTTCCCTTCAGGTACCCAGGACGTACTGAGCCTGCTGCCGATCACGGCCCTGTCGGACGGCCTGCGGGACGTGTTGCAGCACGGCGCCGGGATGCCGTGGGGCGACCTGGGGATCCTGGCGGTGTGGGCCGTGGCGGGTCTGGCCCTGGCCGGACGCTTCTTCCGCTGGGAGTAGGGGCCCTCGTGAACGTATGCACAAGCGGCCCCCTACGATGGAACGCGTGCCGAACCTGACCCGCGCCGACGCCGTAGCGGCCGTCCGCAACCCGCTCGCCTTCATCGCCGCACGCTGGACCCCGACTCCCCGGACGGTTCAGCGGGCTGCTCTCGCCGCGCTCGTCATGGCGGTGGTCATCGTGGTCACCGGCGGTGCGGTGCGGCTGACCGGGTCGGGGCTCGGGTGCCCGACCTGGCCCACGTGCACGGACGACTCGCTGACCGCGACCCGCGCGATGGGGGTGCACGGTGCCATCGAGTTCGGCAACCGGATGCTCACCTATGTGCTGTGCGCCGCCGTCGGATGGGCGATCATCGCCGCGCGCTCCGAGAAGCCGTACCGGCGCAGCCTGAACCGGCTGGGCTGGGCGCAGTTCTGGATCGTGATGAGCAACGCGATCCTCGGCGGCATCGTGGTCCTCGTGGGTCTCAACCCGTACACCGTCGCGGCCCACTTCGTGGCGACGACGGCCCTGATCACGGTCGCCGCGGTGATGTGGCAGCGCACCCGCGAGGGCGACACGGCACCCCGCCCGCTGGTCGGCAAGCCGGTGCAGCAGCTGGTGTGGTTCCTGGTCGCGGCCGCCGCTCTGCTGATCCTCGTTGGCACCGTCGTGACCGGCGCCGGACCGCACGCCGGTGACTCCAGCGAGGTCGAGCGGATGCCGCTGGACTGGGAGACGGTGGCCAAGGCGCACGCGGTCCTGGCCTGGATCGTGGTGTCGCTGACCTTCGCCCTGTGGTTCATCCTCAAGGCGGTCGACGCCCCCAAGGGCCCCCTGCACCGCACCCGCGACCTCTTCCTGGTCCTCCTCTCCCAGGGCGTCATCGGCTACGTCCAGTACTTCACCGACCTGCCCGAGTTCCTGGTCGGCCTGCACATGCTCGGCTCGGCCCTGGTGTGGATCGCGGTCCTGCGTGTCCTGCTGGCCCTGCGGGAGCGGTCCGAGGGTGAGGCGGCCGAGGTCCCGGCTCAGTCGTACGCGCCCACCAGTTCGTCGATCGCCGGGCCCAGGTAGGTCCGCGTCAGCTCGGCCCGGCGCTGCGTCCACCCCTCGGCAGCGGGCGGGACATCGCCGTAGCGCCGCCCCCGGATGTCCTCGACGACCTCCACGGGCGCCCCGAGTCCCGGCAGCAGTTCGAGCGCCTCGCGTTTGCTGATCAGTCGCCCCTCCCGCAGGGTGACGCTCGCGCGGGCGAAGGTCAGCAGCCCCAGGTCGACCCACACGTCCCTGGTCCACAGCGGGGCGGTGTCGAGGGCCGGGCGCCAGAAGTCGCGCTGGTCACGGACGACGAAGTCGGTGAGCTCGCGGTCCGATACCGGCGGCAGCAGTTCCGCGGGAGGTTTCCCCAGCAGCACCCGCCCGAAGCTGTGCAGTTCGCGCCGGGTCACCGGGGTGACCGGCCGCTTGAAGAGCTCCTCGTGCGCCCAGGTGAGGTGGCGGCGCCCCATGCCGGCCGCAGGCGTCAGGTAGGTGCAGTGCAGTTGCCCGGCCAGCGGCTCGGCCCGCAGCCGGGCGTGCGTCTTCGCCAGCCGCCAGACCGTGCGGGGCGTCAGCGAGGGCAGGACGGCGATCAGGTCCAGGTCGCTGCGGCCCTCCTGGTAGTCGCCGCCCGCGAGGGAGCCGTGGGCCCAGACGGCGACGGGGGCGAGCGGGGCGAGCCCGGTCAGGAAGCGGTCCAGTAACACCTCGGTCTGCATGCGCCCCATCCTGTACAGCTCACTCCAGCCTGTACACCCTGCGCGCGTTCCCCGCCGCGATCAGCCCCGCCACCCGCTGCGCGTCCGCCGGCGACCAGGACCCCTCGGCGACCCAGCCACCCAGCACCCGAGCCAGTGCCTCGCGGAACAGGCGGGCGCCCACGACATGCAGTTCGGGCAGGCTGTGGGCTCCGCTGGAAAAGACGATCTTGCCGAAGGGGGCCAGTTCCAGGATCTCCGCGAGGACGGTCGCCGCGCGGGCGCCGGTGCGGACGAGGGCGGCTCCGGAGTCGGCGTAGACGTGCGGGAAGACGCCGGCGAGATGGGCGGCGTGCCGGTGGTAGGGGTAGCTGTGCAGCAGGACGAGGTCGGTGCCGAGACCCGCGGTGGCCCGGACGAAGTCGGTGAGCAGGACCGGATCGGTGCGGTCGATGCGCACTCTCGGTTCGCCGAGCCCGGCGTGCAGCTGGAGGGGCAGGCCCGAGGCGGCCGCGATCCACAGCAGGTGCCGTAGGAGAACGGGGTCGGACAGTTCGCCGCCCACCCGGCGACCCGCCAGCCACCGGCCCGCCGCGCCCCGCACCTCTCCCGGCCCCGGTGGCTCGGGCGCGAGCGCCAGGCCGTGCCGTACCCCCGCCACCGACGTGAAGGCGACCGCGCTCGCGGCGGCTCCGTGCACCGACTCGGCGAGGTTGGCGAGGAAAGACTCCACGGTGCCGGAGGTGTCGGCGACCTGTTCGGCGAGGAGCTCCAGGCGCACGATCTCGCGGGCCTCGGCGGCCGCGGCGGAGGCCAGCTCGGTGGGTCCCGTGAGGTCGCCGGGCAGCCCGGTGTCGACCAGATAGGTCGTGATTCCACTGCCGCGCAGCAGCCTGCGGCCCGCTTCCAGCACACCCAGTTCCCGGCGCCGGGCCAGATAGCGGGCGGGCGGACAGTGCGGTTCCAGGCCGAGCAGGGGCGGGCACCATCGTCGTACGGCGAAACCCGTCTGGGTGTCGAACAGCGTGGTCCCCGGGGCGGGCGGGCCCTCGGTGCGGGCCAGCTGGGTCTCGAAGGTGCCGAGACCCAGCTCCGTCCTCAGTACGCCGTGGCAGTACTGGTCCACGAGGGACGGCGTTTCGATCATCCGGGCTCCCCGTTGCTGGACCGTGTCGCTGCTCACAGGTCCTAACGGGTGAACCGGGCATCAGGTGTTGGTGTCACACACCCCGTGCGAAGCGCTCCGCGGGCTGAACCGTCTCGCCCACCGCGAGGGATGACACCGGCCGTCCGCGACTGCGGGCCCGTCGTGGCTGATCGCGCCCACGCGGCGGGCCGCACGTCGAAGCAGCCCCGCGACCCTTCGGGGCGCGTCTGATCAGCCGTTGCTCGGTCCGCCGACCTGGATGCCCGCCATCCGGGTCCACTCGTACGGCCCCGTCCTCACCTTCGCGGCGAACTCGCCGTCGAAGTCCTCGTGGACCGTGATGCCGGACTTCTCGACGGCCTTCTCGGCGATCTCGTACGAGGGGGCCACCAGGTCGCCCCAACCGCCGTCCTCGCCGACGAGGACGATCCGGGTGCCGCGCTCACCGATGTAGGCCAGCTGTCCCTCGGCGCCGCCGTGCTCCTTGGAGAAGGCGCTGATCTGCTTGGCGAGCCGGGCGGCCTTGCGCTCGGCCTTCGCGTCAACCTGCTGCGTGTCTGCCATGACCAGGATGCTACCGACGGGTAGGGGGAACGGCGACGTGACCCTTACCTCAGGAAGGGGTCGACCGCCACCGCGAGGAAGAGGATCGACACATAGGTGATCGACCAGTGGAACAGCCGCATCTCCTTGAGCTTCGCGCCCGTCACCTCGGCCTTGGCGCGGTTCTGCAGCCCGTGCGCCTCCCACAGCCAGAAGCCGCCCGCGAGCAGCGCGACCGCGGTGTAGAACCAGCCGGTGTAGCCGAGCGGCGTCAGCAGCAGCGAGACCGCGACCATCACCCAGCTGTAGATGACGATCTGCCTGGCGACCACCTTGTTGGAGGCGACGACCGGCAGCATCGGCACGCCCACGCGCGCGTAGTCCTCGCGGACCTTCATGGACAGCGGCCAGTAGTGCGGCGGCGTCCAGAAGAACATGACCAGGAAGAGGATGATCGGCGCCCACGACATGGAGTTCGTGACGGACGACCAGCCGATGAGGACCGGCAGGCAGCCGGCGATGCCGCCCCACACGATGTTCTGCGAGGTACGGCGCTTGAGGATCATCGTGTAGACGACGACGTAGAAGAGGAGCGCGCCGAGGGAGAGCCAGGCGCTCAGCCAGTTGACGGCGAGTCCGAACAGGAGCGTCGAGACGACCGCCAGCGTGATGCCGAAGGCCAGACACTCGCGCGGCGACACCATGCCGGTCACCAGTGGACGCTGCGAGGTGCGGTCCATCAGGGCGTCGATGTCGCGGTCGATGTACATGTTGAGCGCGTTGGCGCCGCCTGCCGAGAGGTAGCCGCCGACGCAGGTGAGCAGGACCAGCTTCAGGTCCGGCACACCCTGCTGCGCCAGGAACATCACCGGAACGGTGGTGATCAGCAGCAGCTCGATGATCCGCGGCTTGGTCAGCGCCACGAACGCCTTGACACGGGCCCCGAACGGCCGGTGAACCGGGCTCTGGCTCGCACCGAGCACACCCGCTGGACGGGATTCGACGGCCGTCACGCACACCCCTACAGAGACATCCCAGCAAGCCTCACCCGTGTGAAGTCCCGGTAAAGGCTCGCGCGTACCACGCCACTGTAGACGTTGCCCATACCCGGGCATTCGCGGGGGTCGAGTCGTGTCCGAGGACGGCCCCGGAAGAGCTCGGCGTCACTCGGTTGAGCACTCGTACGAGCGGCTGCGTATTCACTTGCCGAATGCCGGTACGGGCCAGTCGGGAGGCGGATCCCCGCCCGGCCCGGCAGTCTGGAATGACTCGAAAAAACGCACGTACTTGCGGGGGTAGGCTCGACAACGGCCGGGCGTCCCGTGCACCGGCATTTCGACATGCGTGACATGTGGAGAGGAGCCCTGACCCAGGGTGAGCACCAAGCCGACCACCACAGACCTCGAGTGGACCGAGCTGGACCAGCGGGCCGTGGACACCGCCCGCGTCCTGGCCGCCGACGCCGTACAGAAGGTCGGCAACGGCCATCCCGGTACGGCGATGAGCCTGGCTCCCGCCGCCTACACCCTCTTCCAGAAGGTGATGCGGCACGACCCGGCCGACCCCGACTGGGTCGGGCGCGACCGCTTCGTGCTGTCCGCCGGCCATTCGTCCCTGACCCTGTACACCCAGCTGTACCTGGCCGGTTTCGGCCTGGAGCTGGACGACCTGAAGGCGTTCCGCACCTGGGGCTCGAAGACCCCGGGCCACCCGGAGTACGGCCACACCAAGGGCGTCGAGACGACCACCGGTCCGCTCGGCCAGGGTGTCGCCAACGCCGTCGGCATGGCGATGGCCGCCCGCTACGAGCGCGGTCTGTTCGACCCGGAGGCCCCCGAGGGCACCTCCCCCTTCGACCACTTCGTCTTCGCCATCGCCGGTGACGGCTGCCTCCAGGAGGGCATCTCCGCCGAGGCGTCCTCGATGGCCGGTCACCAGAAGCTCGGCAACCTCATCCTGCTGTGGGACGACAACCACATCTCGATCGAGGGCGACACCGAGACGGCCGTCTCCGAGGACACCGTCAAGCGCTACGAGGCGTACGGCTGGCACGTGCAGCGCGTCGCCCCGAAGCCGGACGGCGACATCGACCCGCACGCGATCTACAACGCGATCGAGGCCGCGAAGC
This portion of the Streptomyces canus genome encodes:
- a CDS encoding ABC transporter permease, which codes for MTATGMYTPKPGAAPLGRMIATQAVLETKMLLRNGEQLLLTVVIPTLVLVLFSSVDIIDTAEGKAVDFLTPGVLALAVMSTAFTGQAIATGFERRYGVLKRLASSPLPRWGLMTAKTASVLVTEILQVILLTVIAFALGWSPHGNPLSVLLLLILGTAAFSGLGLLMAGTLKAEATLAAANLVFLLLLVGGGVMVPLSKFPSGTQDVLSLLPITALSDGLRDVLQHGAGMPWGDLGILAVWAVAGLALAGRFFRWE
- a CDS encoding COX15/CtaA family protein; the encoded protein is MERVPNLTRADAVAAVRNPLAFIAARWTPTPRTVQRAALAALVMAVVIVVTGGAVRLTGSGLGCPTWPTCTDDSLTATRAMGVHGAIEFGNRMLTYVLCAAVGWAIIAARSEKPYRRSLNRLGWAQFWIVMSNAILGGIVVLVGLNPYTVAAHFVATTALITVAAVMWQRTREGDTAPRPLVGKPVQQLVWFLVAAAALLILVGTVVTGAGPHAGDSSEVERMPLDWETVAKAHAVLAWIVVSLTFALWFILKAVDAPKGPLHRTRDLFLVLLSQGVIGYVQYFTDLPEFLVGLHMLGSALVWIAVLRVLLALRERSEGEAAEVPAQSYAPTSSSIAGPR
- a CDS encoding nucleotidyltransferase domain-containing protein — protein: MQTEVLLDRFLTGLAPLAPVAVWAHGSLAGGDYQEGRSDLDLIAVLPSLTPRTVWRLAKTHARLRAEPLAGQLHCTYLTPAAGMGRRHLTWAHEELFKRPVTPVTRRELHSFGRVLLGKPPAELLPPVSDRELTDFVVRDQRDFWRPALDTAPLWTRDVWVDLGLLTFARASVTLREGRLISKREALELLPGLGAPVEVVEDIRGRRYGDVPPAAEGWTQRRAELTRTYLGPAIDELVGAYD
- a CDS encoding amidohydrolase family protein; protein product: MIETPSLVDQYCHGVLRTELGLGTFETQLARTEGPPAPGTTLFDTQTGFAVRRWCPPLLGLEPHCPPARYLARRRELGVLEAGRRLLRGSGITTYLVDTGLPGDLTGPTELASAAAAEAREIVRLELLAEQVADTSGTVESFLANLAESVHGAAASAVAFTSVAGVRHGLALAPEPPGPGEVRGAAGRWLAGRRVGGELSDPVLLRHLLWIAAASGLPLQLHAGLGEPRVRIDRTDPVLLTDFVRATAGLGTDLVLLHSYPYHRHAAHLAGVFPHVYADSGAALVRTGARAATVLAEILELAPFGKIVFSSGAHSLPELHVVGARLFREALARVLGGWVAEGSWSPADAQRVAGLIAAGNARRVYRLE
- a CDS encoding heme o synthase, giving the protein MCVTAVESRPAGVLGASQSPVHRPFGARVKAFVALTKPRIIELLLITTVPVMFLAQQGVPDLKLVLLTCVGGYLSAGGANALNMYIDRDIDALMDRTSQRPLVTGMVSPRECLAFGITLAVVSTLLFGLAVNWLSAWLSLGALLFYVVVYTMILKRRTSQNIVWGGIAGCLPVLIGWSSVTNSMSWAPIILFLVMFFWTPPHYWPLSMKVREDYARVGVPMLPVVASNKVVARQIVIYSWVMVAVSLLLTPLGYTGWFYTAVALLAGGFWLWEAHGLQNRAKAEVTGAKLKEMRLFHWSITYVSILFLAVAVDPFLR